A stretch of the Mycobacteroides immunogenum genome encodes the following:
- a CDS encoding MlaD family protein, which translates to MIRRVLIILFAAAFAAVPACSSEALDPTKMPMPGAYIPKNTYRLKIEFSSVLNLPGRAKVDAGGVQVGLLDRVELKGTTPVAYVDVDGNATFPENVRAELRQATVLGDIYIAMISPKEPAPARLKDGDTITLANTVPAANVEDLMRSMSNLIGGGSLNTMQTTVANMNSAFPPPEELDRIHRALAGIIHDLSTNQDTLNKILTNMQNVSESFRANKGTYLRLLNEGPSKLPSLAKVVLSLSDLIINGAEFGRQIAEILDYPNLMQILSYLTPFIHSASTADTTIPVLGDKMVRTIRDRIIPFFKDGGPKYTVTDIETPDGTLGISPGERADSAIRNMQTMGLVR; encoded by the coding sequence ATGATTCGACGCGTCCTGATCATCCTCTTTGCCGCGGCATTCGCCGCCGTACCCGCATGCTCGTCGGAGGCGCTGGACCCCACCAAGATGCCCATGCCCGGGGCCTATATCCCGAAGAACACGTATCGCCTCAAGATCGAATTCTCCAGCGTGCTGAATCTGCCCGGACGAGCGAAAGTGGACGCGGGCGGCGTGCAGGTCGGCCTGCTCGACCGCGTCGAGCTCAAGGGCACCACACCGGTGGCATACGTCGACGTCGACGGCAACGCCACGTTCCCGGAAAACGTCAGGGCCGAGCTCCGGCAGGCCACCGTGCTCGGGGATATCTACATCGCCATGATCTCTCCCAAGGAACCCGCGCCCGCCCGTCTCAAGGATGGCGACACCATCACCCTGGCCAACACCGTTCCCGCCGCGAATGTGGAAGACCTCATGCGGTCGATGTCCAATCTGATTGGCGGCGGGAGTCTGAACACCATGCAGACCACCGTCGCAAACATGAACAGTGCCTTCCCTCCACCGGAGGAACTCGATCGAATCCATCGAGCGCTGGCCGGGATAATTCACGACCTGTCGACGAATCAGGACACCCTCAACAAGATCCTGACCAACATGCAAAACGTCAGTGAAAGCTTCCGGGCCAACAAGGGTACGTACCTGAGGCTGCTCAACGAGGGCCCTAGCAAGTTGCCTTCGCTTGCCAAAGTGGTACTGAGCCTGAGTGATTTGATCATCAATGGTGCCGAGTTCGGACGACAGATCGCGGAGATCCTGGACTACCCCAACCTTATGCAGATCCTGTCCTACCTCACCCCATTCATTCACAGTGCCTCGACGGCCGACACCACCATCCCCGTGCTCGGCGACAAGATGGTACGGACCATCCGCGACCGGATCATCCCGTTCTTCAAAGACGGCGGCCCGAAGTACACCGTCACCGACATCGAAACCCCGGACGGCACATTGGGCATAAGCCCGGGAGAGCGCGCCGATTCGGCCATCCGAAACATGCAGACGATGGGACTGGTGCGATGA
- a CDS encoding MlaD family protein, with protein sequence MRLKVLLTLAVLSVISLFGAVYMAFGVLDIASTSKTNRMTLMLNSSGGLMSTSQVTLRGIKIGRVTNIQATASGLAVSIALDSSYPIPVDSQVSVQNLSAAGEQYVEFKPTRIEPPYYSDGAVIPASKAAPVYTVSDLLQKGNALMQAMNADDLETTLNNVAAGFVDNTKTIDELATTARLFAQMVKDDKHYLAEVIGNMSTLTNGLGDIHAGDILKQSAKTIPSSIDGLGSLVKVIEKLEPLVEAGMGDGKPLTDLVDKLFDYINALSEPLSEFTTVLEPIVAPLRDVKLDAGHWLDFWDSTFNNQGGLRIHLGVPEWPQPDTSRSTPGNQSPQPSAKNAPAPQSATAGRPGS encoded by the coding sequence ATGAGGCTCAAAGTTCTGCTGACTCTTGCGGTGCTCTCGGTTATCTCACTCTTCGGTGCGGTCTACATGGCCTTCGGCGTCCTCGATATCGCTTCCACCAGCAAGACCAATCGCATGACCCTTATGCTGAACAGTTCGGGCGGGCTGATGTCCACCTCACAAGTAACCCTGCGCGGAATCAAGATAGGCAGGGTCACGAATATTCAGGCCACCGCATCGGGTTTGGCGGTATCAATAGCACTGGACAGCAGCTACCCCATCCCGGTTGACAGCCAGGTGAGTGTCCAGAATCTGTCGGCAGCCGGCGAGCAGTACGTGGAGTTCAAACCCACACGTATCGAACCGCCGTATTACAGCGACGGCGCCGTGATTCCCGCGTCGAAGGCCGCCCCCGTCTACACCGTCAGCGACCTGCTCCAGAAGGGCAATGCGCTCATGCAGGCCATGAACGCCGACGATCTGGAAACAACACTCAACAATGTGGCCGCCGGATTTGTGGACAACACCAAAACCATCGACGAGTTGGCCACCACCGCACGTCTATTCGCCCAAATGGTCAAGGACGACAAGCACTACCTGGCCGAGGTGATCGGCAACATGTCGACCCTGACCAACGGGCTCGGCGACATCCACGCGGGCGATATCTTGAAGCAGTCCGCCAAGACCATTCCCAGCAGCATCGACGGACTGGGCAGTCTGGTGAAGGTCATCGAAAAGCTCGAACCGCTGGTCGAGGCCGGCATGGGTGACGGCAAGCCACTGACCGATCTGGTGGACAAACTGTTCGACTACATCAACGCCTTGTCCGAACCACTCTCGGAATTCACAACGGTTCTCGAGCCCATCGTCGCTCCGCTGCGTGACGTCAAGCTGGACGCCGGGCACTGGCTTGACTTCTGGGATTCAACTTTCAACAACCAGGGCGGCCTACGGATCCACCTGGGCGTGCCCGAGTGGCCACAGCCCGACACATCCCGGTCCACGCCGGGTAACCAGTCGCCGCAACCGTCGGCCAAAAACGCACCAGCACCACAATCGGCAACAGCAGGAAGGCCCGGATCATGA
- a CDS encoding SRPBCC family protein — protein MLAPGYRVPLADDSAFESAAIVLRTTHTFPVPIGQVWAALDSDHAWSWLPFGCGVRYDEPGRHVGMEREMGTVSAPWRFLWIQRERFWRYEPPHRITYSAVAGTWPLLRLWAEDYVLTSIPDGCTLDWTVAITPRFVSWLPLRWLQPLLRTVFTWGLRPGLRSLIELLDIPNRTAAAR, from the coding sequence ATGCTCGCACCCGGATACCGGGTTCCCCTGGCCGACGATTCCGCCTTCGAATCAGCGGCCATTGTGCTGCGCACTACGCACACCTTTCCGGTGCCGATAGGCCAGGTGTGGGCGGCACTGGACAGCGACCACGCCTGGTCCTGGCTGCCGTTCGGTTGCGGTGTGCGCTATGACGAACCGGGCCGGCACGTCGGCATGGAACGGGAGATGGGCACGGTGTCAGCGCCGTGGCGGTTTCTGTGGATCCAGCGCGAAAGATTCTGGCGGTATGAGCCACCACACCGCATCACCTACTCGGCAGTAGCGGGCACCTGGCCGCTGCTTCGACTCTGGGCAGAGGACTACGTGCTCACTAGCATTCCCGATGGCTGCACTCTGGACTGGACCGTCGCGATAACTCCGCGCTTTGTTTCGTGGCTGCCGCTGCGGTGGCTGCAGCCGCTGTTGCGTACCGTCTTCACCTGGGGTCTACGGCCTGGCTTGCGGTCGCTCATCGAGCTGTTAGATATTCCGAACCGCACGGCTGCGGCGCGCTAG
- a CDS encoding flavin-containing monooxygenase: protein MSVSTPDHHVVVIGAGIGGLCAGVRLQQSGIKDFVIVDRAGDLGGTWRDNVYPGIAVDIPSVIYQFPFARNPKWSRVFAPGSEVQAYHQRVAEEFNLRPHFRFGVDVLNEEWDEENHWWRMNLADGSVITARFVISAIGPFFDPKQPGIKGLENFSGTRVTPVKWLPEHDVRGKRVAVIGTGATGVQLCGAIADDTQTLTVFQRTPVYCIPKPDFRIPAIAQWALRIPGLFSAIEWGALAGGSAGLWFMIHTPGAIMRPLMRAFDRAGRALYGAYLRAVVRDPDVARVLLPSFGPFGNRPTLNSDFPRVFNKPHCSLVTTAIDEVVPEGVRTIDGTVHEADFLITATGFDLFSEPASYKRGRVTGAQGRDLGDFFNTHGMQAYESVSITGFPNRWIIVGPYSWTGNGGWHGLADTAVTHIVRAISLADERQATRMEVRQEALDRFHQSMLRNGRNLKYYFTELNRGVRSYWKNADDDVPLLRPTTTWQARRAARSFPAGDYAYERGPASADVAAPVHHSQATV from the coding sequence ATGTCCGTGTCAACTCCAGACCACCATGTCGTTGTCATTGGCGCGGGTATCGGCGGCCTATGCGCCGGAGTGCGCCTACAGCAGTCGGGAATCAAGGATTTCGTCATCGTCGATCGGGCCGGCGACCTAGGCGGGACATGGCGTGACAACGTGTACCCGGGGATCGCGGTCGACATCCCATCGGTGATCTATCAATTCCCGTTCGCGCGTAACCCAAAGTGGTCCCGCGTCTTTGCTCCAGGATCTGAAGTGCAGGCCTACCATCAGCGGGTTGCCGAAGAATTCAATCTGCGGCCGCATTTCCGTTTCGGTGTCGATGTCCTCAACGAGGAGTGGGACGAAGAGAACCACTGGTGGCGAATGAATCTCGCGGATGGCTCGGTGATCACTGCGCGGTTTGTGATTTCGGCGATCGGTCCCTTCTTTGACCCTAAGCAGCCCGGTATCAAGGGGCTCGAGAACTTCTCCGGTACCCGCGTGACGCCCGTGAAGTGGCTGCCGGAGCACGACGTGCGCGGCAAGCGCGTGGCCGTGATAGGCACCGGAGCCACCGGCGTCCAATTGTGCGGTGCGATAGCGGACGACACCCAGACACTTACCGTGTTCCAGCGCACTCCCGTGTACTGCATACCTAAACCCGATTTCCGGATACCGGCGATAGCGCAATGGGCTCTGCGTATTCCGGGATTGTTCTCGGCGATTGAATGGGGTGCGCTGGCGGGCGGTAGTGCCGGGTTGTGGTTCATGATCCACACGCCGGGTGCGATCATGCGTCCGTTGATGCGGGCCTTCGATCGCGCGGGACGTGCGCTGTACGGGGCCTACCTACGTGCGGTGGTGCGGGACCCGGACGTGGCACGCGTACTGCTGCCGTCCTTTGGGCCCTTCGGTAATCGGCCCACCCTGAACTCCGACTTCCCGCGGGTGTTCAACAAGCCACATTGCTCGCTGGTCACCACGGCCATCGACGAGGTCGTGCCCGAGGGTGTGCGAACCATTGACGGGACGGTTCACGAGGCGGATTTCCTGATCACCGCAACAGGTTTCGATCTCTTCTCTGAGCCCGCGTCGTACAAGCGGGGACGGGTAACCGGCGCACAAGGGCGTGACCTGGGCGATTTCTTCAACACACACGGTATGCAGGCATACGAGAGTGTTTCGATCACGGGATTTCCGAATCGCTGGATCATCGTGGGGCCGTACTCATGGACCGGCAATGGGGGCTGGCACGGGCTTGCTGACACGGCGGTCACGCACATCGTGCGTGCCATCTCGCTGGCCGACGAACGCCAGGCCACCCGCATGGAGGTGCGGCAGGAGGCGCTGGACCGTTTCCATCAGAGCATGTTGCGCAACGGCAGAAATTTGAAGTACTACTTCACCGAGCTGAATCGTGGCGTGCGGTCCTACTGGAAGAACGCCGATGACGATGTACCACTGTTGCGTCCGACGACCACCTGGCAAGCGCGGCGCGCGGCGAGGAGCTTTCCGGCCGGGGATTACGCGTACGAACGGGGGCCGGCGAGCGCTGACGTGGCCGCACCGGTGCATCATTCGCAGGCTACGGTCTGA
- a CDS encoding flavin-containing monooxygenase, translating into MNAPHYETAIIGAGIGGLGAAIGLKRAGLTDFVILERSAGIGGTWYNNHYPDVAVDVPGIVYQFSFAKNPNWSRTFPKGREVQQYIAGLVDQYCLNDHLRLGHEVMKREWDEDNHLWHLTLADGRVITSRFVITAVGAFVEPKIPDIPGLESFGGKVIQTQNWDHDYALAGKRIAVIGTGATSVQLIPQMARVASHLDVYQRRAIWVFAKPDFPIPRAARWALKYVPGLQSLIRGVAAAAVEVGLVAITVYGKQIAPITLIPNWACRAFLFTQVRDRKLRKRLTPEYGFGCKRPSVSNIYYRTFTQPHVDLITDPIAEITPTGIVTKDGVRRDVDVLVLATGFEMSQSPEVYRARPVKGRNGFDLADYYENNRARAYEGVTMPQLPNTFMVFGPFAWSGSSWHVMVENATRIAVRVITEARTRGATAFAVTEDANNRFFEFIAPKAESTLMHGRACVNANSYYIDRHGDFSFLRPTTAYQSTRASKNFPLDDFRFEHLSKTGGRSMAESVAKKSN; encoded by the coding sequence ATGAATGCTCCCCATTACGAAACCGCGATTATCGGCGCCGGCATCGGCGGGCTCGGCGCTGCCATAGGTCTGAAGCGTGCCGGACTTACCGACTTCGTCATCCTCGAGCGTTCCGCGGGAATCGGCGGTACCTGGTACAACAACCACTATCCCGATGTCGCCGTGGATGTTCCCGGGATTGTGTACCAGTTCTCATTCGCGAAGAATCCCAATTGGTCGCGCACGTTCCCGAAGGGCCGCGAGGTACAGCAATACATCGCGGGCCTGGTGGATCAGTACTGCCTGAATGACCACCTGCGGTTGGGGCATGAGGTCATGAAGCGAGAATGGGACGAAGACAACCACCTCTGGCATCTCACCCTGGCCGACGGGCGTGTGATCACCTCGCGGTTCGTCATCACTGCCGTCGGGGCCTTCGTCGAGCCGAAGATCCCGGATATCCCAGGTCTGGAGTCTTTCGGCGGCAAGGTTATCCAGACCCAGAATTGGGATCATGACTATGCTCTGGCGGGCAAGCGAATCGCCGTGATCGGAACGGGTGCCACCTCGGTGCAGCTGATTCCCCAAATGGCGCGGGTGGCATCGCATCTGGACGTCTACCAGCGCCGCGCTATCTGGGTCTTCGCCAAACCTGACTTCCCGATACCGCGCGCCGCCCGCTGGGCACTGAAGTACGTTCCAGGCCTACAGTCATTGATTCGGGGGGTCGCGGCGGCCGCGGTAGAGGTCGGGTTGGTGGCGATCACGGTGTACGGCAAGCAGATAGCACCGATAACACTCATTCCGAATTGGGCGTGCCGTGCCTTTCTTTTCACGCAGGTACGCGACCGGAAGCTGCGCAAGAGACTGACCCCGGAGTATGGCTTCGGATGTAAGCGTCCCAGCGTCTCAAACATCTACTATCGGACCTTCACCCAACCGCATGTGGATCTGATAACCGACCCGATCGCCGAGATCACCCCGACGGGAATTGTCACCAAGGACGGGGTACGCCGCGATGTCGACGTGCTGGTTCTGGCGACAGGGTTTGAAATGTCGCAGAGCCCCGAGGTGTATCGGGCCCGCCCGGTGAAGGGACGCAATGGATTCGACCTCGCGGACTACTACGAGAACAACCGTGCCCGTGCGTATGAGGGTGTCACGATGCCCCAGCTGCCCAATACCTTCATGGTCTTCGGTCCGTTCGCCTGGAGTGGCAGCTCGTGGCATGTCATGGTGGAGAACGCCACCCGTATCGCGGTGCGGGTGATCACCGAGGCGCGCACACGCGGCGCCACGGCCTTCGCGGTGACGGAGGATGCCAACAACAGGTTCTTCGAGTTCATCGCGCCCAAGGCTGAGTCGACGCTCATGCATGGTCGTGCCTGCGTCAACGCTAACTCTTACTACATCGACCGTCACGGCGACTTCTCCTTCCTACGGCCCACCACGGCATATCAGTCGACACGGGCCAGTAAGAATTTCCCGTTAGACGACTTCCGCTTTGAACACTTATCGAAGACAGGCGGCAGGTCGATGGCGGAATCCGTTGCCAAAAAGTCGAATTAG
- a CDS encoding SDR family NAD(P)-dependent oxidoreductase: MKFTEIRTEGAVALVTGGARGIGLAIAHRLAGMGARVVIADLDGAAAVEAACDVGSGARGFALDVTEFDEYLRVVSEVEETIGPIDIVVNNAGIMPVGPLLAESRGVAEATMRVNFWSHYISYQVLAPRMIDRGRGHFINVTSAAGAIHSPGLASYVASKHAATGFARSAREELVGTGVTISTVMPSAVRTQLVDGIPFRWWEKLGIIPPGWVARDAVSTLRRRPAVVGSPRGTVLALRLQHLVPESLWLLARRVVNADRTVGPVDRRARSEYDGRIERQVEAAR; this comes from the coding sequence ATGAAGTTCACGGAGATTCGCACAGAAGGTGCCGTCGCCTTGGTCACCGGTGGTGCGCGCGGTATCGGGTTGGCTATCGCCCATCGGCTGGCGGGTATGGGCGCACGAGTAGTCATCGCCGACCTGGACGGAGCTGCCGCCGTTGAGGCGGCATGCGACGTTGGCTCCGGTGCACGAGGTTTCGCGCTGGACGTGACAGAATTCGATGAGTATCTGCGGGTGGTCTCCGAGGTCGAAGAAACCATCGGGCCCATCGACATCGTGGTGAACAACGCGGGGATCATGCCGGTGGGCCCACTGCTGGCAGAGTCCCGTGGCGTAGCCGAGGCGACCATGCGCGTCAATTTCTGGAGTCACTACATCTCCTACCAGGTTTTGGCGCCACGGATGATCGACCGGGGCAGAGGACATTTCATCAATGTGACGTCGGCGGCGGGTGCGATCCATTCACCGGGCCTGGCCAGCTATGTCGCTTCGAAGCACGCGGCCACCGGCTTCGCGCGCAGCGCCCGGGAAGAGCTTGTCGGCACCGGCGTCACGATCTCGACCGTGATGCCCTCGGCGGTTCGTACCCAACTCGTCGATGGCATCCCCTTCCGATGGTGGGAGAAGCTGGGCATCATTCCGCCCGGATGGGTGGCACGCGATGCGGTCAGCACACTGCGCCGGCGGCCGGCGGTGGTGGGTTCTCCCCGGGGCACGGTCCTGGCACTTCGGCTGCAGCACCTGGTCCCGGAGTCGCTATGGCTGCTCGCCAGGCGGGTCGTAAACGCCGACAGGACAGTTGGGCCCGTGGATCGGCGTGCCCGCAGCGAGTACGACGGCCGTATCGAGCGGCAGGTCGAGGCGGCCCGATGA
- a CDS encoding alpha/beta hydrolase has product MTANVVPLHQERVEPVRSERGSLTVLLRLGRVAIRAVGYPVIALWARFPHLPWPYRVVDLAAVVLRPVRGVRRTRVRLANCDAELMHRGDCPPHGAMLYLHGGAFVVGGLNSHRRLISRIVAAAGVTSLAVNYRKLPAHPVSAAVEDALDGFRALTEMGYQPSEIVIAGDSAGGFLALVTSLIAQRRGYGSPAALVCISPLVQRDPAGKLVLASQSNDPLFPAAALIAMERLMLSAEKTAAGFEVLDSFVEGCVPTLACLPPTLFQVGSDEILRPDTEFAAARLAEAGVPVELQIWRNQVHVFQIAADVLVDAKAAVGEISAFVAAHAGRRAA; this is encoded by the coding sequence ATGACGGCCAATGTCGTGCCGCTGCATCAGGAGCGCGTGGAGCCTGTGCGCTCTGAGCGAGGTTCGCTGACTGTTCTGCTGCGCTTGGGGCGGGTGGCGATTCGCGCCGTCGGATATCCCGTGATCGCGCTGTGGGCGCGGTTCCCCCATTTGCCCTGGCCGTACCGGGTCGTGGACCTGGCGGCCGTCGTGCTGCGGCCCGTGCGGGGAGTGCGCCGCACCCGGGTCCGGCTGGCCAACTGCGACGCCGAACTCATGCACCGTGGTGACTGCCCGCCGCACGGCGCGATGCTCTACCTGCACGGTGGCGCCTTTGTCGTCGGGGGTCTGAATTCGCATCGCCGGCTGATCTCGCGCATTGTCGCCGCAGCCGGGGTCACGTCTCTGGCCGTCAACTACCGCAAGCTCCCGGCGCATCCTGTCTCGGCGGCAGTGGAGGATGCGCTGGACGGGTTCCGCGCGCTCACCGAGATGGGTTATCAGCCCTCGGAGATCGTCATCGCGGGGGATTCCGCGGGTGGCTTCCTGGCGTTGGTCACAAGTCTGATCGCGCAGCGCCGCGGGTACGGTTCACCGGCCGCGCTGGTGTGCATCTCGCCACTGGTGCAACGTGATCCGGCAGGCAAGCTGGTATTGGCGTCGCAATCCAATGATCCGTTGTTCCCGGCGGCGGCACTGATCGCCATGGAACGTCTCATGCTCTCCGCGGAGAAGACCGCCGCGGGCTTCGAGGTGTTGGACAGCTTCGTCGAAGGTTGTGTCCCCACATTGGCGTGCCTGCCGCCCACGCTTTTTCAGGTGGGTAGCGACGAGATTCTGCGCCCTGACACCGAATTCGCTGCCGCGCGGCTGGCCGAGGCCGGTGTGCCCGTAGAACTGCAGATATGGAGGAACCAGGTGCACGTATTCCAGATCGCCGCCGACGTACTCGTCGACGCGAAGGCCGCCGTGGGGGAGATCTCGGCCTTTGTCGCCGCGCATGCGGGACGGCGCGCGGCATGA